One Deinococcus radiotolerans DNA window includes the following coding sequences:
- a CDS encoding RraA family protein yields the protein MTLTADRKLALRERFMTVDTANVADVLDELGLPDCGLSSNLWPIKSRLEKMGGWAYTIRGQMTPYPGTGDPKKMEAVSGLTPGHLSVWSGGGAEGVCFFGELIARGMQYRGCVGALVDGGIRDIEWLDRMNFPVYTRYRTPVQSIGRWEVNAWQVEVYLPGATSARVRVRPDDFILADVDGAILIPQEVAEEVLTRAEALTEKERLIRADLEAGATLPDVLAKYGHV from the coding sequence ATGACCCTCACCGCCGACCGCAAACTCGCCCTGCGCGAGCGTTTCATGACTGTCGACACCGCCAACGTCGCGGACGTCCTCGACGAACTGGGCCTGCCCGACTGCGGGCTGTCCAGCAACCTGTGGCCCATCAAGTCCCGCCTGGAGAAGATGGGCGGCTGGGCGTACACCATCCGCGGCCAGATGACCCCCTACCCCGGCACGGGTGACCCGAAGAAGATGGAAGCGGTGAGCGGCCTGACGCCCGGGCACCTGAGCGTCTGGAGTGGCGGCGGGGCCGAGGGCGTGTGCTTCTTCGGGGAGCTCATCGCGCGCGGCATGCAGTACCGCGGCTGCGTGGGCGCCCTGGTGGACGGCGGCATCCGCGACATCGAGTGGCTCGACCGCATGAACTTCCCCGTGTACACCCGCTACCGCACGCCGGTGCAGTCCATCGGCCGCTGGGAGGTCAACGCCTGGCAGGTCGAGGTGTACCTTCCGGGCGCCACGTCCGCGCGCGTACGCGTCCGGCCGGACGACTTCATCCTCGCGGACGTGGACGGCGCGATCCTGATTCCGCAGGAGGTGGCCGAGGAGGTCCTCACGCGTGCCGAGGCCCTGACCGAGAAGGAGCGCCTGATCCGCGCGGACCTCGAGGCCGGCGCCACCCTTCCCGACGTGCTCGCCAAGTACGGACACGTCTGA
- a CDS encoding aminopeptidase, translating to MTYDPERHATLLADYCVSVRPGDRVLVAGSTLALPLIEALHRTLLERGARPVLKLSYPTQVEDVQRLASDEVLSSLHPVEIEDARALDASIRILTPIAPVPGLDAARAARWRAAQAPLAMSTLHPRWNLTLYPTPFGAEAAGMTLEDYEAFVARAMFLDAPDPVQKWGEVRDFQAGLIERLAAADDVHIEAAGTDLHLSVRGRSWSNSDAKRNMPSGEVFTAPLERSANGTVHFDLPTLYGGRVVRGIDLVFRDGEVVEARAEEGEDVLRAALATDDGARFLGELGIGTNFGIQQPSMNILFDEKIGGTVHLAVGQAYAENGGTNRSAVHWDMIRDLRQGGTLSLDGQPFLVGGRFT from the coding sequence ATGACTTACGACCCCGAACGGCACGCGACCCTGCTCGCGGACTACTGCGTGAGCGTGCGCCCCGGCGACCGCGTCCTCGTGGCCGGCAGCACCCTGGCCCTGCCGCTGATCGAGGCGCTGCACCGCACGCTGCTCGAGCGCGGCGCGCGCCCCGTGCTGAAACTCAGCTACCCCACGCAGGTGGAGGATGTGCAGCGCCTCGCGTCCGACGAGGTGCTCAGCTCACTGCACCCGGTTGAGATCGAGGACGCCCGCGCGCTCGACGCGTCCATCCGCATCCTCACGCCCATCGCGCCCGTCCCGGGCCTCGACGCCGCCCGCGCTGCCCGCTGGCGCGCCGCGCAGGCTCCGCTCGCCATGAGCACCCTGCACCCCCGCTGGAACCTCACGCTGTACCCCACCCCGTTCGGTGCCGAGGCCGCCGGCATGACCCTGGAGGACTACGAGGCGTTCGTGGCCCGCGCGATGTTCCTGGACGCCCCGGACCCCGTGCAGAAATGGGGTGAGGTCCGTGACTTCCAGGCCGGTCTGATCGAGCGCCTCGCGGCGGCGGACGACGTTCACATCGAGGCGGCCGGCACCGACCTGCACCTCAGCGTGCGGGGCCGCAGCTGGAGCAACAGCGACGCCAAACGCAACATGCCCTCCGGGGAGGTGTTCACCGCGCCGCTCGAACGCAGCGCGAACGGCACGGTGCACTTTGATCTGCCCACCCTGTACGGCGGGCGCGTCGTACGCGGCATCGACCTCGTCTTCCGGGACGGTGAGGTCGTCGAGGCCCGCGCCGAGGAAGGCGAGGACGTCCTGCGTGCTGCCCTGGCCACCGACGACGGCGCCCGCTTCCTGGGCGAACTCGGGATCGGCACGAACTTCGGCATCCAGCAGCCCAGCATGAACATCCTCTTCGACGAGAAGATCGGCGGCACCGTCCACCTGGCCGTGGGGCAGGCGTACGCCGAGAACGGCGGGACGAACCGCAGCGCCGTGCACTGGGACATGATCCGCGACCTGCGCCAGGGCGGCACCCTGAGCCTTGACGGGCAACCGTTCCTGGTTGGTGGCCGCTTCACCTGA
- a CDS encoding SDR family oxidoreductase — MDLGLKDQPAVVLAASAGLGYATAHALAREGARVALCARTLERAQAAAQRIEADTGVPTLGYAADVADAESLRGFIDAAARDLGGLRILVCNAGGPPPGNFTALGEAQWAAAYQLTLMSVVRSVHSALPHLRAGGGGRILALLSSSVKRPLDNLTLSNALRPAVHGLCKSLSVEFGPDNIQVNGLAPGRVLTERIQQLDEAAAARRGTDWQAVREASEREVPMGRLGTPDEFGRVAAFLCSPAAQYVNGSTLLVDGGAVTAL; from the coding sequence ATGGACCTCGGACTGAAGGATCAGCCGGCCGTGGTGCTCGCCGCCAGCGCGGGCCTCGGCTACGCCACCGCGCACGCCCTGGCCCGCGAGGGCGCCCGCGTGGCCCTGTGCGCCCGCACGCTTGAGCGCGCCCAGGCCGCCGCGCAGCGCATCGAGGCGGACACCGGCGTCCCCACGCTGGGGTACGCCGCCGACGTGGCCGACGCCGAGAGCCTGCGCGGCTTCATCGACGCGGCCGCCCGTGACCTCGGCGGCCTCCGCATCCTCGTATGCAACGCCGGGGGGCCCCCACCGGGCAACTTCACGGCCCTCGGGGAGGCGCAGTGGGCAGCGGCGTACCAGCTGACGCTGATGAGCGTGGTTCGCAGCGTCCACTCGGCGCTGCCGCACCTGCGCGCCGGGGGCGGCGGGCGCATCCTGGCGCTGCTCAGCAGCAGCGTCAAACGCCCGCTGGACAACCTCACGCTCTCGAACGCCCTGCGCCCCGCCGTGCACGGCCTGTGCAAATCCCTGAGTGTCGAGTTCGGCCCGGACAACATCCAGGTGAACGGCCTGGCCCCAGGCCGGGTCCTCACCGAGCGTATTCAGCAGCTCGACGAGGCCGCCGCTGCCCGGCGCGGCACGGACTGGCAGGCCGTGCGCGAGGCCTCTGAACGTGAGGTCCCGATGGGCCGCCTGGGCACGCCCGACGAGTTCGGCCGGGTCGCGGCGTTCCTGTGTTCCCCCGCCGCGCAGTACGTGAACGGCAGCACCCTGCTCGTCGACGGCGGCGCCGTCACCGCGCTGTGA
- a CDS encoding type II toxin-antitoxin system Phd/YefM family antitoxin: MTTISARDFNQQVSKARQAALEEPVFITERGQPRHVLLSIEAYEALLGGQMSIVDLLHLDEALSVDFPAAQGLAQPAEFD, from the coding sequence ATGACGACGATCAGTGCACGCGACTTCAATCAGCAGGTCAGTAAAGCCCGGCAGGCGGCCCTGGAGGAACCGGTCTTCATCACCGAACGCGGTCAGCCCCGCCACGTCCTCCTCAGCATCGAGGCGTACGAGGCCCTCCTCGGGGGCCAGATGTCGATTGTGGACCTCCTGCACCTTGACGAGGCCCTGAGTGTCGACTTTCCCGCAGCGCAGGGGCTGGCCCAGCCTGCGGAGTTCGACTGA
- the xth gene encoding exodeoxyribonuclease III gives MKLATWNVNSLNVRLPQVLTWLEEQAPDVLALQETKLEDHRFPAADLAALGYHAAFSGQKAYNGVALLTRQPPGDVLVEVPGLADNQRRVLAATVGPVRVICLYVPNGQALDSPKYTYKLEWLAAVRDWLKTEVAAHDRVAVMGDFNVAPEDRDVHSPKRWAGQVLVSEPERAAFRALLDVGLQDAFRLHEQPERVFSWWNYGRLALARNWGLRIDHILVSAALAAECRSCAVDLGPRHHERPSDHAPVTATFDSLDR, from the coding sequence GTGAAGCTCGCCACCTGGAATGTCAATTCGCTCAACGTGCGGCTGCCGCAGGTGCTGACCTGGCTGGAGGAACAGGCGCCGGATGTGCTGGCGCTGCAGGAGACGAAACTGGAGGATCACCGCTTTCCAGCCGCTGACCTGGCTGCGCTGGGGTATCACGCCGCGTTCTCCGGGCAGAAGGCGTACAACGGGGTGGCATTGCTGACGCGGCAGCCCCCCGGGGACGTGCTGGTGGAGGTGCCGGGTCTCGCGGACAACCAGCGCCGCGTGCTGGCCGCCACGGTCGGGCCGGTGCGGGTGATCTGCCTGTACGTGCCCAACGGACAGGCGCTGGATTCACCGAAGTACACCTACAAACTGGAGTGGCTGGCGGCTGTCCGTGACTGGCTGAAGACGGAGGTGGCCGCCCATGACCGCGTGGCGGTTATGGGGGACTTCAATGTGGCGCCCGAGGACCGCGACGTGCACAGCCCGAAGCGCTGGGCGGGGCAGGTGCTGGTCAGTGAACCGGAACGCGCGGCCTTCCGGGCGCTGCTGGACGTCGGACTGCAGGACGCGTTTCGCCTGCATGAACAGCCGGAGCGGGTGTTCAGCTGGTGGAATTATGGGCGGCTGGCCCTGGCCCGCAACTGGGGCCTGCGGATCGACCACATTCTGGTCTCGGCGGCGCTGGCGGCCGAGTGCCGGAGCTGCGCCGTGGACCTGGGGCCCCGCCATCACGAGCGCCCATCCGACCACGCGCCCGTCACGGCCACGTTTGACTCCCTGGACCGTTGA
- a CDS encoding Rrf2 family transcriptional regulator, producing the protein MFSQTAEYALRATAALAERQSAVTAAELARLTDVPSPYLFKVMGQLTKAGIVTAQRGKYGGYVLHAPASAITLLDVINAVDPIPRIHHCPLGKPEHELALCPLHRQLDAAYAQIEQTLRAQTLADVTPPTPTGQDRKAVRTAPPRRS; encoded by the coding sequence GTGTTCTCCCAGACCGCCGAATACGCCCTGCGCGCCACCGCCGCCCTGGCCGAACGCCAGTCGGCCGTCACCGCAGCAGAACTGGCCCGCCTCACCGACGTGCCCTCCCCCTACCTCTTCAAAGTCATGGGTCAGCTGACCAAAGCCGGCATCGTCACCGCACAACGCGGCAAGTACGGCGGCTATGTCCTGCACGCCCCCGCCAGCGCCATCACCCTGCTGGACGTCATCAACGCGGTCGACCCTATCCCCCGGATCCACCACTGCCCCCTCGGCAAACCCGAACACGAACTCGCCCTGTGCCCCCTGCACCGGCAACTCGACGCGGCCTACGCCCAGATCGAACAGACCCTCCGCGCCCAGACCCTGGCCGACGTCACACCCCCCACCCCCACCGGTCAGGACAGGAAGGCCGTCCGGACCGCGCCACCCCGGCGCTCCTGA
- a CDS encoding type II toxin-antitoxin system VapC family toxin yields MYLLDTNVVSELRKVKSGRADLNVAHWARRVLTTELYLSVITVQELELGILLTERRDAQQGRALHTWLDRQVLPAFAGRLLPVTVPIARQSAALNSPDPRPERDRLIAATALVHGLTMVTRSVRDFQGTGLSVLDPGQPPADD; encoded by the coding sequence ATGTACTTGCTCGATACCAACGTCGTCTCTGAACTGCGCAAGGTCAAGTCCGGAAGGGCTGATCTGAACGTCGCGCACTGGGCGCGCCGGGTCCTCACGACTGAACTCTACCTCTCCGTCATCACCGTTCAGGAACTCGAACTCGGCATTCTGCTGACTGAACGCCGGGACGCGCAGCAGGGCCGTGCGCTGCACACCTGGCTGGACCGTCAGGTGCTCCCGGCGTTCGCGGGTCGCCTGCTCCCGGTGACTGTTCCGATTGCGCGGCAGTCCGCAGCGCTGAACAGTCCTGACCCGAGGCCAGAACGGGACAGGCTGATCGCCGCGACCGCGCTGGTGCACGGCCTGACGATGGTGACCCGGAGCGTCCGCGACTTCCAGGGCACCGGTCTCTCCGTGCTTGATCCCGGGCAGCCTCCCGCAGACGACTGA
- the opp4C gene encoding oligopeptide ABC transporter permease, giving the protein MSNPALPARAPAADTPWRLFLRRFLRHRLAVTGLVVLCLLGLLALFAPQIAPYSFDEQDLAIMGEPQPPSPAHLMGTDQLGRDAFTRVLYGARVSLAVGLASALLATLLGTLIGALAGYYRGVIDSLLMRLTDMVLCIPLLPLVILLSGMLRPTVPLLVGIIGVLGWMGTARLVRGQFLSLREREFVEASRALGGTNNRIMFRHMLPNALGPIIVATTLAVGSGIMLESALSFLGLGVQPPTPTWGNLLNYASQWLQSAPWLAVFPGLMILITVLAVNFLGDGLRDALDPRP; this is encoded by the coding sequence ATGAGTAATCCCGCCCTGCCCGCCCGCGCCCCCGCAGCCGACACCCCCTGGCGGCTGTTCCTGCGCCGCTTCCTGCGTCACCGCCTGGCGGTCACGGGCCTCGTGGTGCTGTGCCTGCTCGGCCTGCTGGCCCTGTTCGCCCCGCAGATCGCGCCGTACAGCTTCGACGAGCAGGACCTCGCCATCATGGGCGAGCCCCAGCCGCCCAGCCCCGCGCACCTGATGGGCACCGACCAGCTCGGCCGTGACGCCTTCACGCGCGTCCTGTACGGCGCTCGGGTCTCACTGGCCGTGGGCCTGGCGAGTGCGCTGCTCGCCACGCTGCTCGGCACGCTGATCGGCGCGCTCGCCGGGTACTACCGCGGCGTGATCGACAGCCTGCTGATGCGCCTGACCGACATGGTGCTGTGTATTCCGCTGCTCCCGCTGGTGATCCTCCTCTCGGGCATGCTGCGCCCCACCGTGCCCCTGCTCGTCGGGATCATCGGCGTGCTGGGCTGGATGGGCACCGCCCGGCTGGTGCGCGGGCAGTTCCTGAGCCTGCGCGAACGCGAGTTCGTGGAAGCCTCGCGCGCGCTGGGCGGCACGAACAACCGCATCATGTTCCGCCACATGCTCCCCAACGCCCTCGGGCCGATCATCGTCGCCACCACCCTCGCGGTGGGCAGCGGAATCATGCTCGAGTCCGCCCTGTCCTTCCTGGGCCTGGGCGTCCAGCCCCCCACGCCCACCTGGGGCAACCTCCTGAACTACGCCAGCCAGTGGCTGCAGAGCGCCCCGTGGCTGGCGGTCTTCCCCGGACTGATGATCCTGATCACCGTCCTGGCCGTGAACTTCCTCGGGGACGGGCTGCGCGACGCGCTCGACCCCCGCCCCTGA
- a CDS encoding ketopantoate reductase family protein — MKITIIGAGAIGGLAGAWMTQAGHDVTLVDRWPEHIEAMKRGGIRVDGVRGEQHFTVKALHPHELQGPLEAVLIATKSQHAVEALESVLPHFGPDTFVVSFQNGFNEPDLIARLQAAGLGGAERVMGSIPNYGGALVDPGYIEFVHEGPIQLGEMTGERTPRLAALAAALGALTEVQLSDNIWGQIWAKEVYSAQVVFSALADAPVTETLGVERYARVAGAVVREALEIAEANGITVEAFDFFDPANYKPGTPDETRKLLDNIQHAIWLLKKDQKPATHQFKKKGSGIWWDIVYRNRPSEVRSSNGKLIAYAEQAGADSRLNAKLCEMIYEIEDGRRPLGFQNFEELEGYVQSLGKALP; from the coding sequence ATGAAGATCACGATTATTGGCGCGGGCGCCATCGGCGGACTCGCCGGCGCCTGGATGACGCAGGCCGGTCACGACGTGACCCTGGTCGACCGCTGGCCCGAACACATCGAGGCCATGAAACGCGGCGGGATCCGCGTGGACGGCGTGCGCGGCGAGCAGCACTTCACCGTCAAGGCGCTGCACCCGCACGAGTTGCAGGGCCCGCTGGAGGCGGTGCTGATCGCCACGAAATCCCAGCATGCCGTCGAGGCCCTCGAGAGCGTCCTGCCGCACTTCGGGCCGGACACGTTCGTGGTGTCCTTCCAGAACGGCTTCAACGAACCCGACCTGATCGCGCGCCTGCAGGCCGCCGGGCTGGGCGGCGCCGAGCGCGTCATGGGCTCCATTCCCAACTACGGCGGCGCGCTCGTGGACCCCGGCTACATCGAGTTCGTGCACGAGGGCCCCATCCAGCTGGGGGAGATGACCGGGGAGCGCACGCCCCGCCTGGCGGCACTGGCCGCGGCGCTGGGCGCCCTGACCGAGGTGCAGCTCAGCGACAACATCTGGGGGCAGATCTGGGCCAAGGAGGTCTACAGCGCCCAGGTGGTGTTCAGCGCCCTGGCCGACGCGCCGGTCACCGAGACGCTCGGCGTGGAACGCTACGCGCGGGTGGCGGGCGCCGTGGTCCGAGAAGCGCTGGAGATCGCCGAGGCGAACGGCATCACGGTCGAGGCCTTCGACTTCTTCGACCCCGCCAACTACAAGCCCGGCACGCCCGACGAGACGCGCAAGCTGCTCGACAACATCCAGCACGCCATCTGGCTGCTGAAAAAGGACCAGAAGCCCGCCACGCACCAATTCAAGAAGAAGGGGTCGGGCATCTGGTGGGACATCGTGTACCGCAACCGCCCGTCCGAGGTGCGCTCCTCGAATGGCAAGCTGATCGCCTACGCCGAGCAGGCCGGGGCGGACTCGCGCCTGAACGCGAAGCTCTGCGAGATGATCTACGAGATCGAGGACGGCCGGCGCCCGCTGGGCTTCCAGAACTTCGAGGAACTCGAAGGGTACGTCCAGAGCCTCGGCAAGGCGCTGCCATGA
- a CDS encoding group III truncated hemoglobin: MTQAHHDALFTQIGEVRLRRLLWHFYARVMTDPLLSPIFHATLGPYPHAGWPVHIARLEGFWRAVTHGPSAYRGQPGPAHQGLGLDRAHFDRWLHLWETTVTDDLPAPEAQALMALAQRMRPTIERFAQTPPGKDPTC, translated from the coding sequence ATGACCCAGGCCCACCACGACGCCCTCTTCACACAGATTGGCGAGGTCCGCCTGCGCCGCCTCCTCTGGCACTTCTACGCCCGCGTCATGACCGACCCCCTGCTCTCCCCCATCTTCCACGCCACACTCGGCCCCTACCCTCACGCCGGCTGGCCCGTTCACATCGCGCGCCTCGAAGGCTTCTGGCGCGCCGTCACGCACGGCCCCAGTGCCTACCGCGGGCAACCCGGCCCGGCCCACCAGGGCCTCGGCCTTGACCGCGCGCACTTTGACCGCTGGCTGCACCTCTGGGAAACGACCGTGACCGACGACCTCCCCGCCCCCGAAGCGCAGGCCCTCATGGCCCTCGCGCAGCGGATGCGCCCCACCATTGAGCGCTTCGCCCAGACACCACCCGGAAAGGACCCCACATGCTGA
- a CDS encoding ABC transporter permease, with the protein MNAAHLLKRLLGTLPLLLGVSLLLFGVLHLAPGGPLDVYADNPSVSPEALAQMRVAFGLDQPLPVQYVSWVTAFFTGEWGYSIRTARPVSQEILERLGPTLILGGTSFVLSLLIALPLGIVSAVRRYSGVDYLITFLSFLGVSMPVFWLALMLQLLFAVQWRVLPSAGIQTIGSDSVLDLLHHLILPAFILAFASVAGWSRYMRSSMVEVLGQDYVRTARAKGLTAGKVVYRHALRNALIPIITVVALDFATILSGAVITETIFAWPGIGRLFIESMNGRDYPVLMALMMAGSFALVISNLLADLAYAAVDPRIRYE; encoded by the coding sequence ATGAACGCCGCCCACCTCCTGAAACGACTGCTCGGAACGCTGCCCCTGCTGCTCGGCGTGTCGCTGCTGCTGTTCGGCGTGCTGCACCTCGCGCCCGGCGGACCGCTCGACGTGTACGCCGACAACCCCTCGGTCAGTCCCGAGGCGCTCGCGCAGATGCGCGTCGCCTTCGGACTCGACCAGCCCCTGCCGGTGCAGTACGTGTCGTGGGTCACGGCGTTCTTCACCGGCGAGTGGGGCTACTCCATCCGCACCGCCCGGCCCGTCTCGCAGGAGATCCTCGAGCGGCTCGGCCCGACCCTGATCCTGGGCGGCACCAGCTTCGTGCTCTCCCTGCTCATCGCCCTGCCGCTGGGCATCGTCAGCGCCGTGCGCCGCTACAGCGGCGTGGACTACCTCATCACCTTCCTGTCCTTCCTGGGGGTCAGCATGCCGGTCTTCTGGCTGGCGCTGATGCTGCAACTGCTCTTCGCGGTGCAGTGGCGCGTGCTGCCCTCGGCCGGGATCCAGACCATCGGCAGCGACTCCGTGCTGGACCTGCTGCACCACCTGATCCTGCCCGCGTTCATCCTGGCCTTCGCGTCCGTGGCCGGCTGGAGCCGCTACATGCGCTCCAGCATGGTCGAGGTCCTCGGGCAGGACTACGTCCGCACCGCGCGCGCCAAGGGCCTGACCGCCGGCAAGGTCGTGTACCGGCACGCGCTGCGCAACGCCCTCATCCCGATCATCACGGTCGTGGCGCTGGACTTCGCGACCATCCTGTCCGGCGCCGTGATCACCGAGACCATCTTCGCGTGGCCCGGCATCGGGCGGCTCTTCATCGAGAGCATGAACGGCCGCGACTACCCGGTCCTGATGGCCCTGATGATGGCCGGCTCGTTCGCCCTGGTGATCAGCAACCTCCTCGCCGACCTGGCCTACGCCGCCGTCGACCCCCGGATCCGCTATGAGTAA
- a CDS encoding DUF885 family protein, with protein sequence MTDPHDQARAYLRAHAQLRPVDATFMGLPGHDHQLPPAGPDAVGAERATLEALQADLAHMRAPQTAAERLDAQLVSAQLTTALAELERAPRQHSPAWYTGEAAFGVISLLLPGHLDDPDVTRDALRVRLEAIPAFLAQARAHLQGRARPDDVAERAKREARAAAHLLSSGLPKHPLWNDTLRLPASRAARALLAYAEDLSGPDAPVACGEAHLDLLMRVTHALPFGPREALERATDAFARLTERLEAQARRLPGDLHWTEHLARLEARVPEGDLLGTYRELHGRALDAARPLLTPADDYGLDFAFLPEWAEGTGDLYFLFYRSPAPLRPGSGSRYWVTPPGPDPTDRRAHHCAFVKLVHAVHHGSIGHHTHNARARQADSVLARVAGTDCASGIALLGAGTMVEGWACYAEDLLAEIPGFYTPAEELLLTQFERRNAASCIVDLKLHLGEWTPEQARAFYRDEAHFAPARIWAETTRNALFPASRLMYWLGTETIKALRAELALPARTFHDALLAHGHAPATVVADELRAQHRQGALHR encoded by the coding sequence GTGACCGACCCGCACGACCAGGCCCGGGCGTACCTGCGCGCGCACGCCCAGCTGCGCCCGGTGGACGCCACCTTCATGGGCCTGCCCGGTCACGACCACCAGCTGCCGCCCGCCGGGCCGGACGCGGTCGGCGCCGAACGCGCCACGCTGGAGGCCCTCCAGGCCGACCTGGCGCACATGCGCGCGCCGCAGACGGCCGCCGAGCGCCTCGACGCGCAGCTGGTGTCGGCGCAGCTCACGACCGCGCTGGCCGAACTGGAACGCGCGCCGCGCCAGCACAGTCCCGCGTGGTACACCGGCGAGGCCGCGTTCGGCGTGATCTCCCTGCTGCTGCCCGGCCATCTGGACGACCCGGACGTCACCCGCGACGCGCTGCGCGTGCGGCTGGAGGCCATCCCGGCGTTCCTGGCGCAGGCCCGCGCGCACCTGCAGGGCCGCGCCCGCCCGGACGACGTGGCCGAGCGCGCCAAGCGTGAGGCTCGGGCCGCCGCGCACCTGCTGAGTTCGGGCCTGCCGAAGCATCCCCTCTGGAACGACACGCTGCGCCTCCCGGCGAGTCGCGCCGCCCGCGCGCTTCTGGCGTATGCCGAGGACCTCAGCGGCCCGGACGCGCCCGTGGCCTGCGGCGAGGCGCACCTTGACCTGCTGATGCGCGTCACGCACGCCCTGCCGTTCGGACCGCGCGAGGCCCTGGAGCGCGCCACCGACGCGTTCGCGCGCCTCACCGAACGGCTTGAAGCCCAGGCCCGGCGGCTGCCCGGGGACCTGCACTGGACTGAGCACCTCGCCCGGCTCGAGGCGCGCGTCCCAGAGGGCGACCTGCTCGGCACCTACCGCGAGTTGCATGGGCGCGCCCTGGACGCCGCGCGGCCCCTCCTGACGCCCGCGGACGACTACGGCCTGGACTTCGCGTTCCTGCCCGAGTGGGCCGAGGGCACCGGGGACCTGTACTTCCTGTTCTACCGGTCGCCCGCGCCGCTGCGGCCCGGCAGCGGCAGCCGCTACTGGGTCACGCCGCCCGGCCCAGACCCCACGGACCGGCGCGCGCACCACTGCGCGTTCGTGAAGCTCGTGCACGCTGTACACCACGGCAGCATCGGCCACCACACGCACAACGCCCGCGCCCGGCAGGCGGACTCGGTCCTGGCGCGCGTGGCCGGCACCGACTGCGCCTCCGGCATCGCGCTGCTCGGGGCGGGCACCATGGTCGAGGGCTGGGCCTGCTACGCCGAGGACCTGCTCGCCGAGATTCCCGGGTTCTACACCCCGGCCGAGGAGCTGCTGCTCACGCAGTTCGAGCGGCGCAACGCCGCCTCGTGCATCGTGGACCTCAAGCTGCACCTCGGCGAGTGGACCCCCGAGCAGGCCCGCGCGTTCTACCGCGACGAGGCGCACTTCGCGCCCGCGCGCATCTGGGCCGAGACCACCCGCAACGCCCTGTTCCCCGCCAGCCGCCTGATGTACTGGCTGGGCACCGAGACCATCAAGGCGCTGCGCGCCGAACTCGCCCTGCCCGCCCGCACCTTTCATGACGCCCTGCTCGCCCACGGCCACGCGCCCGCCACGGTCGTGGCCGACGAGCTGCGCGCCCAGCACCGACAAGGAGCCCTGCACCGATGA
- a CDS encoding Gfo/Idh/MocA family protein, whose protein sequence is MSGQRLGVGVIGAHAWAESAHLPGYHAYDRARLVAICDTVEERARAMAEKFGIERVYTDHREMLRDPDVQMVDVCTPTDTHLPLSLDAIRAGKHVLSEKPLAHDAADAFMAAREAERAGVRTKLGFTFRYSPAIRQIQAWIKDGTLGEIFHVHGLEQNSQFLDPHFPLRQVPQGADFGTLIPSSIVGYGSHLIDLVRWCAGDYAQVIGSMRNFIPERVVRGYEGMQRIQVEDGTVALVEFESGAQGMLQTSYIAVGNYPGVELRVYGSRGAAVARLVEENGVAETLRFATPDAVEFQEVKLPESALPPGTTLHTPWPELYYRNLVRHFVDEILDGTPAECTFYDGAKSQEAVNAIVQSHVERRWVSLPLYPQETPAPEETRT, encoded by the coding sequence ATGAGCGGCCAGCGACTGGGCGTCGGCGTGATCGGCGCGCACGCCTGGGCGGAATCCGCGCACCTGCCCGGCTACCACGCCTACGACCGCGCGCGGCTCGTGGCGATCTGCGACACGGTCGAGGAGCGCGCCCGGGCCATGGCGGAGAAGTTCGGCATCGAGCGGGTCTACACCGACCACCGTGAGATGCTGCGCGACCCGGACGTGCAGATGGTGGACGTCTGCACGCCCACCGACACGCACCTCCCGCTGAGCCTGGACGCCATCCGCGCCGGCAAGCACGTGCTCTCCGAAAAACCGCTGGCGCACGACGCGGCCGACGCGTTTATGGCCGCCCGCGAGGCCGAGCGGGCCGGGGTGCGCACCAAGCTGGGCTTCACGTTCCGCTACTCCCCGGCGATCCGGCAGATCCAGGCGTGGATCAAGGACGGCACGCTCGGCGAGATCTTCCACGTGCACGGCCTGGAGCAGAACTCGCAGTTCCTCGACCCGCACTTCCCGCTGCGGCAGGTGCCGCAGGGCGCGGACTTCGGCACGCTGATCCCGTCCTCGATCGTGGGGTACGGCTCGCACCTGATCGACCTCGTGCGCTGGTGCGCCGGGGACTACGCGCAGGTGATCGGCAGCATGCGCAACTTCATCCCCGAGCGCGTCGTGCGCGGCTACGAGGGGATGCAGCGCATCCAGGTGGAGGACGGCACGGTCGCGCTGGTCGAGTTCGAGAGCGGCGCGCAGGGCATGCTGCAGACCTCCTACATCGCGGTGGGGAACTACCCTGGCGTGGAACTGCGGGTGTACGGCAGCCGCGGCGCGGCCGTCGCGCGGCTCGTGGAGGAAAACGGCGTGGCCGAGACGCTGCGCTTCGCCACGCCGGACGCCGTGGAATTCCAGGAGGTGAAACTCCCGGAAAGTGCCCTGCCGCCCGGCACGACCCTGCACACGCCCTGGCCGGAACTGTACTACCGCAACCTCGTGCGGCACTTCGTGGACGAGATTCTCGACGGCACGCCCGCCGAGTGCACCTTCTACGACGGCGCCAAGAGCCAGGAGGCCGTGAACGCCATCGTGCAGTCGCACGTTGAACGCCGCTGGGTGTCCCTGCCCCTCTACCCGCAGGAGACGCCAGCCCCCGAGGAGACGCGGACGTGA